One window from the genome of Pyrus communis chromosome 16, drPyrComm1.1, whole genome shotgun sequence encodes:
- the LOC137720206 gene encoding eukaryotic translation initiation factor 2 subunit alpha homolog gives MASHAPNLECRMYEARYPEVDMAVMIQVKNIADMGAYVSLLEYNNIEGMILFSELSRRRIRSVSSLIKVGRIEPVMVLRVDKEKGYIDLSKRRVSEEDIQACEERYNKSKLVHSIMRHVGETLGIDLEDLYVNIGWPLYRKYGHAFEAFKIVVTDPDSVLSTLTREVKEVGPDGQEVTKVVPAVSEEIKESLVKNIRRRMTPQPLKIRADIEMKCFQFDGVLHIKDAMRKAEAAGNNDCPVKIKLVAPPLYVLTTQTLDKEQGISVLSNAIVACTQEIEHHKGKLTVKEAPRVVSERDDKLLAEHMSKLRQENEEVSGDEGSEEEEDTGMGEVNIDGGPAILD, from the exons ATGGCTTCCCACGCGCCTAACCTGGAGTGCCGGATGTACGAAGCGCGGTACCCGGAGGTGGACATGGCGGTGATGATCCAGGTCAAGAACATCGCCGACATGGGCGCCTACGTCTCCCTCCTCGAGTACAACAACATCGAAGGCATGATTCTCTTCTCCGAGCTCTCCCGCCGCCGGATTCGGAGTGTCAGCAGCCTCATCAAGGTCGGCCGCATCGAGCCCGTCATGGTCCTCAGGGTCGACAAGGAGAAGGGATACATTGATTTGAGCAAGCGGAGGGTTTCCGAGGAGGATATCCAGGCCTGCGAGGAGAGGTACAACAAGAGCAAGCTCGTCCATTCCATCATGCGCCACGTGGGTGAGACTTTGGGGATTGACTTGGAG GACTTGTATGTCAATATTGGCTGGCCGTTATATAGGAAGTACGGTCATGCTTTTGAG GCTTTCAAAATAGTTGTGACTGATCCTGATTCAGTTCTTAGCACCCTCACACGTGAGGTCAAAGAGGTTGGCCCTGATGGACAAGAG GTCACTAAGGTGGTTCCTGCTGTGTCAGAGGAAATTAAAGAATCTCTGGTGAAGAATATTAGGAGAAGAATGACTCCACAACCATTGAAGATCCGAGCTGATATTGAAATGAAATGCTTCCAATTTGATGGTGTTCTTCACATTAAG GATGCCATGAGGAAAGCGGAAGCTGCGGGCAATAATGACTGTCCTGTGAAAATTAAACTGGTCGCTCCTCCACTTTATGTTCTTACCACACAGACTCTTGATAAG GAGCAAGGCATATCAGTTCTAAGCAATGCAATTGTAGCGTGCACACAAGAAATTGAACATCACAAGGGGAAACTTACAGTGAAGGAAGCACCCAGAGTG GTGAGTGAACGGGATGATAAACTACTTGCTGAGCACATGAGTAAGCTTCGCCAGGAGAATGAGGAGGTTAGCGGTGATGAGGGtagtgaggaggaagaagacactGGAATGGGAGAAGTTAACATCGATGGAGGTCCTGCCATATTAGATTGA
- the LOC137721063 gene encoding probable methyltransferase PMT23, with product MGISVPSFFKERKFPFVFTLLLPLACITILLFTNITTNAPYPLFFFSDLQTSPSSSQPISPPAPSNPAGEPPQGDELVWEEPAFPVSGIPNWNLCTGPVAVDYIPCLDNSKAIKELKSRRHMEHRERHCPQPPPRCLEPLPKGYKVPVPWPQSRDMIWYDNVPHPKLVEYKKDQNWVKKSDDYLIFPGGGTQFKDGVDHYTDFIEKTLPVIEWGRHVRVVLDVGCGVASFGGYLLDKDVITMSFAPKDEHEAQIQFALERGIPATLSVIGTQRLTFPDNAFDLIHCARCRVHWDANGGKPLLELNRVLRPGGFFVWSATPVYRDNERDTSVWKSMEALTKSMCWDVVAKTVDSTGIGLVIYRKPIAFVRYFKRKEKYPPLCGPAERKVGAWYAPLTACLAPLPRYSWPLPWPNRLTSKPPSLMRDPEGEEMFYKDTIHWTALVSDAYQKNAAINWSTVRNVMDMNAGFGGFAAALTDQQLWVMNVVPIHLPNTLPAIFDRGLIGIYHDWCESLNTYPRTYDLLHSSFLFEKLPDRCDIVDVVVEMDRILRPGGYLVVQDTTEVIDKLRPILQSLHWSTALYRDQFLFGKKGFWRPSRAASKS from the exons ATGGGAATCTCAGTCCCAAGCTTTTTCAAAGAGCGAAAGTTCCCTTTCGTTTTCACACTCTTACTCCCACTCGCCTGCATCACCATCCTCCTCTTCACCAACATCACCACCAACGCCCCTtaccctctcttcttcttctccgatCTCCAgacctccccctcctcctcccaACCCATCTCTCCTCCCGCGCCCTCCAACCCCGCCGGAGAGCCGCCCCAAGGGGACGAACTCGTTTGGGAGGAACCCGCTTTCCCTGTTTCTGGGATTCCCAATTGGAACCTCTGTACGGGTCCGGTGGCCGTCGATTACATTCCGTGCTTGGACAATTCCAAGGCGATCAAGGAGTTGAAGTCGCGCCGGCATATGGAGCACCGCGAGCGGCATTGCCCCCAGCCGCCCCCGCGGTGCCTGGAGCCGCTTCCCAAAGGGTATAAGGTGCCGGTTCCGTGGCCTCAGAGCAGGGACATG ATATGGTATGACAATGTTCCTCACCCGAAGCTCGTCGAGTACAAGAAGGACCAAAACTGGGTGAAGAAGTCCGATGACTATCTTATTTTCCCCGGAGGCGGTACTCAGTTTAAGGACGGAGTTGATCACTACACCGATTTCATCGAAAAG ACTTTACCGGTTATTGAATGGGGGAGGCACGTCAGGGTTGTTTTGGACGTTGGCTGTGGTGTTGCTAGCTTCGGCGGCTATTTGCTGGATAAAGATGTCATTACCATGTCATTTGCCCCGAAAGATGAACACGAAGCTCAGATACAGTTTGCTCTTGAAAGGGGAATTCCTGCTACTCTCTCAGTGATTGGAACGCAAAGGCTGACATTTCCGGACAATGCATTTGATTTGATTCATTGTGCAAGGTGCCGGGTTCACTGGGATGCAAATG GAGGGAAACCGCTACTGGAGCTCAACAGGGTTCTTCGGCCTGGGGGTTTTTTCGTATGGTCTGCTACGCCAGTTTATCGCGACAATGAAAGAGATACAAGTGTATGGAAAT CAATGGAGGCTCTGACAAAATCAATGTGCTGGGACGTCGTTGCTAAGACTGTCGATTCAACTGGAATCGGGCTTGTAATATATCGGAAGCCTATTGCCTTTGTCCGATATTTTAAACGTAAAGAAAAATATCCACCTCTTTGTGGTCCTGCAGAGAGGAAAGTAGGTGCATG GTATGCGCCGCTCACTGCTTGTCTTGCCCCGCTACCTCGCTATAGCTGGCCCTTGCCGTGGCCAAACAGACTTACCAGTAAACCTCCAAGCCTAATGCGTGACCCGGAAGGGGAGGAAATGTTCTACAAGGACACCATTCACTGGACTGCGCTTGTCTCCGATGCCTATCAGAAAAATGCTGCTATAAATTGGTCGACTGTGCGGAATGTAATGGATATGAATGCTGGTTTCGGAGG ATTCGCTGCTGCACTTACCGATCAACAACTCTGGGTAATGAACGTCGTCCCCATTCATCTACCAAATACTCTTCCGGCTATTTTTGACAGAGGGTTGATCGGAATATACCATGACTGGTGCGAGTCTTTGAATACCTACCCTAGAACATATGATCTGCTGCATTCCAGTTTCCTCTTCGAAAAACTTCCAGACAG ATGCGACATTGTAGATGTCGTCGTGGAGATGGATCGCATATTAAGACCCGGTGGATATCTAGTAGTTCAGGACACAACTGAAGTGATAGACAAGCTGAGACCAATTCTGCAGTCGCTTCACTGGTCTACAGCCCTCTACCGGGATCAGTTTCTTTTCGGTAAGAAAGGTTTCTGGCGTCCATCAAGAGCTGCAAGTAAATCATGA
- the LOC137721213 gene encoding protein VAPYRIN-like, which translates to MDALRGLRTSDAGSGSHRFWMSLKDEQEKLLCNRAGLVVCTLLVVGPTKARDFSAGTRQRKCQSPPPLSTHKLLLHSDNPTFSIQSRPIQSSPVRIPMDKKLVQVSEQEICIDFALDSKCRANVRLTSLCATAAVAFKVQTSSPHKFLVKPPTGLIPPLSHVTFQVILKPQTQLPPAYPRSPSDKFLIRTAEFTTESTHSDSINHWFSSSSCPRGSTHDIKLKVAFVGPLLLRHAVTCGDYDGVRNIIKRQRTILAELPPAEAESILRIATQLDNPENLINLLLEGGLRIGPIGVSVSSDQVHYDQVHYEGHSKYPSNGRDELDVAEACDRLDDVLGLRESEPLDSKDKGNGRRAEVRKSSADPTTTIGHSRSRHDFAHDKDKLEMGELMLMAARRGDLKNVELLLQNGADINCCDQYGLTALHAAAIKGHKDVARVLIRFGSDLESQDGEGHAPLHMAVVGGSLETVKILVHSGANVNAKSNGGATPLYMATAMGYDDITEFLTSRKH; encoded by the exons ATGGACGCGCTCCGCGGGCTTAGGACCTCGGATGCGGGTTCAGGTTCGCATAGGTTTTGGATGTCTTTGAAGGATGAGCAGGAAAAGCTCCTCTGTAACCGGGCTGGTTTGGTTGTGTGCACCCTTCTTG TTGTGGGACCCACAAAAGCACGTGATTTCAGCGCTGGTACGCGCCAGCGCAAATGCcaatctcctcctcctctctccacccacaagctcctccttcattcgGATAATCCCACCTTCTCAATCCAGTCCCGTCcaatccagtccagtccagtccgtATTCCGATGGATAAAAAACTAGTACAAGTTTCGGAGCAAGAAATTTGTATCGACTTCGCACTCGACTCCAAATGCCGCGCTAACGTGCGCCTTACCTCCCTATGCGCCACCGCCGCCGTAGCCTTCAAGGTCCAAACCTCCTCCCCTCACAAGTTCCTCGTCAAACCGCCCACCGGCTTAATCCCGCCTCTCTCCCACGTCACCTTCCAGGTCATCCTCAAGCCCCAGACCCAGCTCCCGCCCGCCTACCCTCGCTCGCCGTCCGACAAATTCCTCATCCGAACCGCAGAGTTCACCACCGAGTCAACTCACTCCGACTCCATCAACCACTGGTTCTCCAGCTCTTCGTGTCCCCGCGGGTCCACTCACGATATCAAGCTCAAGGTCGCCTTTGTGGGCCCCTTGCTGTTGCGCCACGCCGTTACTTGCGGGGACTAcgacggcgtcaggaatataaTCAAGCGGCAGAGGACGATTCTCGCCGAGTTGCCGCCCGCGGAAGCTGAGTCGATCCTCCGGATTGCGACCCAGTTGGATAACCCGGAGAACTTGATTAACTTGCTGCTCGAAGGGGGATTGAGGATTGGCCCGATCGGGGTAAGTGTGAGCAGCGATCAAGTGCATTACGATCAAGTGCATTACGAAGGACATTCTAAATATCCATCCAACGGACGTGATGAGCTAGACGTGGCAGAGGCGTGTGATCGACTGGATGATGTTCTGGGACTGAGGGAATCTGAGCCGTTGGATTCTAAGGACAAGGGAAATGGCAGGCGTGCCGAGGTGAGGAAATCTAGTGCGGACCCCACGACAACTATTGGTCACAGCCGTTCGCGCCATGATTTTGCTCATGACAAAGAT AAACTAGAAATGGGAGAACTAATGTTGATGGCAGCGAGAAGAGGAGATTTGAAGAATGTTGAATTGTTGTTACAAAATGGCGCGGATATAAACTGCTGTGATCAATATGGCTTGACAGCCCTGCATGCCGCGGCCATCAAAGGCCACAAGGACGTTGCTCGGGTGCTCATCCGATTTGGGTCGGATTTGGAATCCCAAGACGGTGAAGGCCACGCACCCTTGCATATGGCAGTCGTCGGCGGGAGCTTAGAGACGGTTAAGATCTTGGTTCATAGTGGGGCTAACGTCAATGCCAAGAGCAACGGCGGCGCCACCCCTCTGTACATGGCTACTGCTATGGGGTACGATGATATAACTGAGTTTCTTACCAGCAGAAAACAttaa